The genomic region AGCGGCCGGGCGTCGAGCGGCGCCCATTCATCTTGATGCCGGTATCGGCGATGTCGAGCAGCTTGCCGGCCTGGTGCTCCGAGAGCACGCCGGTGATATGGTCGTCGACCACGACGACCTCGTCGACCTTGCCGTGCCATTGCTTGGCGAACATGCCGATGGTCGCCGAGCCGCAGCCGACGCGCATGCGCTCTTCTTTCATGCCGTTGACGATCGGCGGCTGGCCGGCCTGCACCACCACGCTCGCGCCGCCGTCGATGGTGAGTTCGACCGCCTTGCAATTTGCGAGGTCCATCAGCGTGTCGCAGGTGACGCGGCCTTCCTTCTTGGAGCCGCCGGTCAGATGGTGCACGCCGCCGAGCGACAGCATCTGCGAACCGTATTCGCTGGTGGTGACATGACCGACCGCCTCGCCTTGTGCACGGACGGTCGCCGTCTCCGGCCCGAGATAACGGTCGGTGTCGATCTTCACCTTGATGCCGCAGTACGAGAAGATGCCCTCGGTGACGACAGTCACCATGTCGACGCCATCGACCTCCGCCGAGACGATGAACGGCGCCGGCTTGTAGTCGGGATAGGTGGTCCCCGCGCCGATCGCCGTTACAAAGGTGGAAGGCTCGTGGACGATCTTGCCGTCCCAATCTTCGGTGCGGCTGAACGGAACGAGCTTGCCGCCATGCGACACGGTGCGCTCCAGGATCACATGCGGATCGACGCGGACGAGCTTGCCTTCGTGATTGGCATAGCGGTCGCAGGCGCCCGCCGCGCCCGGCTTGATGTAGCACATCACCGGACACGCATCGCAGCGGATCTTGTCGATGGCGGCGCTCGTAGGTTCAGTCACCATGTCAAAGCCAGCCGACTGTGCAGTTATCATTTGTACACGAACGATGTTGCGCGCCCTCCCGATGACTGTCAAGCGGCGGTGCGGCGCAAAACATACGCCTGCCGCATAAAACCTCATTTGCCTATCCGCCCTGTCCACAAAGAAGGCACTCGCGCTGCACTGCGGCATGTCTGGCTTGCACGTTTGTGTACAAACGGTATCGTCGCAACGTAGATTTTGCGCGGACTTGGAATTCGCGAAGCCTTGGCCGCGGCGCTCAACGACTCGACTTGGGAACGAGGATGACGCAGACACCGATCCGCATCACCGTGAACGGCAGAATCCACGAGATCACTGCGGCGCGAGACACGCCGCTGCTCTACGTGCTGCGCAACGATCTCGCGCTCAACGGTCCGAAATACGGTTGCGGCCTCGGTGAATGCGGCACCTGCACTGTCCTGATCGGTGGCGCTGCGGCGCGCTCCTGCGTCATTCCGATCAGTGGCTGCGCCGGCCGCGACATCGTGACGCTCGAGGGGCTCGGCACCCGCGCCGAGCCGGATGTGGTGCAGCAGGCCTTCATCGACGAGCAGGCCGCGCAATGCGGCTATTGCCTCAACGGCATGATCATGACGACCAAGGCGCTGCTTGCGATCAACCCTCAGCCCACCGAACAGGAGGCGCTGGCGGCGCTGCGCTACAATCTCTGTCGCTGCGGCACGCATATCGAAATCCTTCGCGCCGTGATGCGTGCGTCTGGTCAGCTTGCCGAGGCCGGTGATTGATGGCCTCCCCGCATCCGAACGGAGCTGAGCTGCAATCCGGCTCGCTCGTCGTCGTCCGCACGGTGGACGAGTGCACATTCGAGACCTTCGTCCGCATCACCGCGGACGGTTCGGTCACAGCCTACAATGGTCATGTCGATCTCGGCACCGGCATCCGCACGGCGCTTGGCCAGATCGTGGCTGAAGAGCTCGACGTCTCCTTTGCCCGCCTCGTCGTGGTGCTCGGCGACACCGCAACGGTGCCGAACCAGGGCGCCACGATCGCAAGCGAGACCATTCAGATCACTGCCGTTCCCCTGCGCAAAGCCGCCGCGCAGGCGCGTCACTTCCTGATCGCACGTGCGGCCGAGCGCCTGGAGCTGCCGGCAGCCGATCTCAGGATCGAAGACGGCCTCGTGCGCGGGCACGACAATCGCAGCGTCAGCTATGGCGAGTTGATCGGCGGAGAGACCATTCGTCTCGAGCTTGCCGACGACGTCGCCGTCAAGCCGGTCGGCGATTACGCCATTGTCGGCCAATCGATGCCACGCGTCGACCTGCCCGCCAAGGCCACGGGCGAGCTGACCTTCGTGCACGACATCCGTATGCCGGGCATGCTGCACGGCCGCGTGGTGCGCCCGCCCTATGCCGGCGTCGACGCCGGCCCGTTCGTCGGCACCAGCCTGATTTCGGTCGATGAATCCTCGGTGCGCGACATTCCCGGCATCATGGCCGTCGTACGCATCGGCGATTTCGTCGGAATCGTCGCGGAGCGCGAGGAGAACGCGATCCGCGCGGCGGAGCAGCTTGCGGTGAGCTGGCGACCGACGCCGGATCTGACCGATCTCGCCAACGTCGAAACGGCGCTGCGTGCCAGCCCGTCCACGCCGCGCACGCTGATCGACAAGGGCGACGTCGATGCTGCCATTGCCGGTGCGGCCAAGCCGATGCGGCGCACTTACGTCTGGCCATATCAGATGCATGCCTCGATCGGCCCGTCCTGCGCGGTCGCCGACTTCCAGGACGGCAACATCCGTGTCTGGTCGGGCACGCAGAACCCGCACGTGCTGCGCGCAGACCTGTCACTGCTGATCGAGCGTCCCGAGAGCGAGATCGAGGTCATCAGGTTGGAGGCCGCCGGATGCTACGGCCGCAACTGCGCCGACGATGTCACCGCGGACGCTTTGTTGCTCTCGCGCGCGGTCGGCCGGCCCGTGCGCGTACAGCTGACGCGCGAGCAGGAACACGCCTGGGAGCCCAAAGGCGCCGCGCAGCTCATCGACGTCAATGGCGGTCTGGATGCGGCGGGCGACGTCGCTGCCTACGATCTCGCTACGCGCTATCCGTCGAATGCCGCGCCGACGTTGGCGCTGTTGCTGACGGGACGGATATCGCCGAGGCCGGACGTCCTCCAGATGGGCGACCGCACCGCGATCCCGCCTTACGATTACGGCCACATGCGCGTCGTAGCCCACGACATGGCGCCGATCGTGCGCGCGTCCTGGTTTCGCGGCGTCTCGGCCCTGCCCAACACCTTTGCGCATGAATCCTATATCGACGAGGCCGCAACCGAGGCCGGCGTCGATCCGATCGAATATCGCCTGCGTTACCTGAAGGACCAGCGCGCGGTCGATCTCGTCCATGCGGTCGCCGAGCGGGCGGGCTGGACGCCGCGGCCGGTGCGCGAAGAGAAAGACGGCGAGATCGTGCATGGGCGCGGCTTTGCCTATGCGCTCTACGTCCACAGCAAATTCCCCGGCTATGGCGCGGCTTGGTCGGCCTGGGTCACCGACGTTGCCGTGAACAAGTCGACCGGCGAGGTCAGCGTGACGCGCGTGGTTGCTGGGCAGGACTCCGGATTGATGATCAACCCGGACGGTGTGCGCCACCAGATCCATGGCAACGTCATCCAGTCAACCAGCCGCGCACTGATGGAGGAGGTCTCGTTCGAGCGCGGCGCAGTCGCGGCGCGGGAATGGGGCGCCTATCCGATCATCCCCTTCCCTGACGTGCCCAAGATCGACGTGTTGTTGCTGCCGCGGCCGGACCAGCCGCCGCTCGGCGTCGGCGAATCCGCCTCGGTCCCGAGTGCGGCTGCGATTGCGAACGCGATCTTCGATGCCACCGGCGTGCGATTTCGCGAGCCGCCGTTCACGCCCGAGCGCATCCTGAATGGATTGCACAGCGGCGGGCCGACCACGCCGCAGGCGCTGCCCACTCCCGCTGCGCCACAACCATCCCGTATCTGGGAGAATCCATTCGCCAAACGCGCCGGCATCTTCGCGACGGTCGCGGCCGTCTGCACCGCGGCGATTGGCATCGGTGCGGCTGTTTTGCCCGGCCGCGCCATCGCACCGATCGCGCGGCCAGACCCATCGGTCTATTCCGCAGCGACGATCGCGCGCGGGCAACAACTGGCCGCACTCGGCAATTGCGCGGAGTGCCACACCATGATCGGCGGTGCGCTCAACGCCGGTGGCCGCGCGCTGGAGACGCCGTTCGGCACGATCTACGCGACCAACATCACGCCCGACGTCGAGACCGGCATCGGCGCCTGGTCCTATCCCGCATTCGAGCGCGCGATGCGCGACGGGCTGCATCGCGACGGACGGCAACTCTATCCCGCCTTCCCCTACACGCACTTTTCGAAGACTGGCGATGCCGACATGCAGGCGCTTTATGCCTATCTAATGGCACAGCCTGCGGTGCGCGCGACGCAGCCTGCGAATACGCTCGCCTTCCCGTTCAATCTCCGCCCGCTACTTGCCGGATGGAATACGCTGTTCCATCAGACGCGCGAGTTCAAACCTGATCCTGCCAAGTCCGAAGTCTGGAATCGCGGCGCTTATCTGGTCGAGGGCCTCGGCCATTGCAGCGCCTGCCATTCGCCGCGCAACGCGCTCGGCGCCGAGCAGCGCGGCGCCTATCTCGCCGGCGGCTTTGCCGAGGGCTGGGAGGCGCCGCCGCTGACCTCGCTCTCGCACGCGCCGATCCCATGGAGCGAGGACGAGCTGTTCGCCTATTTGCGCACGGGCCACTCGCGGTATCATGGCGTCGCCGCCGGACCGATGGCGCCTGTTGTCAGGGATCTCACAGCCTTGCCCGATCAGGACATCCGCGCCATGGCCGTGTATCTCAACTCGTTCTATGACACCGCGACCGACGCGAAAGCGCAGGATGCGATCGCTCTGAAGCTAGAAGCTTCAACGCAAGTCACGATGGCGTCCTCAACCGGCGCGCGCCTCTATCAGGGCGCCTGCGCCGTCTGCCACGAGGTCGGCGGCCTGGCGCTGTTCGGCAGCCGCCCCTCGCTCGCCCTCAACAGCAACCTGCACAGCGCCACATCGGACAATCTCGTGCAAATCATCCTGCACGGCATCGCCGAGCCGGTGTCGAGCGATCTCGGCTATATGCCGGCCTTCAAGAACAGCATGAGCGATGCGCAGGTCGAGGAACTGGTCACCTTCCTGCGCAAGCAGTTCGCACCGGACAGGCCAGCATGGATCGGTGTGAAGGAGACGATTGCGCGGGTGAGAGCCGCCGCGAGCTGAGCGCTACTTCTTGTGCTGCACCGGCGGCGTGCCGTGCGTGTGAAACGATTCGATCGTCTTGAGGCCCCACGCCTGCCCCTTCTTGCGTTCCTCTTCCGTCCACACGATCGGCTTCCAGTCGGGCGCAAGGATGAGGCGCGCGCCGGCATTGGCGACTTCGACGCGGTTGCCGCCGGGCTCGTAGACATAGAGGAAGAAGGTCTGCTGGATCGCGTGCTTATGCGGGCCGGTCTCGATGTGGATGCCGTTCTCCAGGAAGATGTCGGCGGCGCGCAGGATCTCCTCGCGGCTGTCGAGGGCGTAGGTGACGTGGTGGAAGCGGCCGGGCGTGCCGGAATGATCAAGCGAATAGGCAAAATCGTAGCTCTTGTTCGACATCGTCAGCCACATCGCCGCTTCGCGGCCGTCGTTCAGCACGATCTGCTCGGTGAGCCGGCAGCCGAGATAGTTCTCGAAGAACTCGCGGTTGGCCTTGATGTCCACGGCGAGGCAATTGAGGTGGTCGAGGCGGCGGACATTGACGCCGCGCGCGGGAAAGCGCTGTGCCTGGTTCTTCAGGGCGGGCTTCAGCTCGGGCGGCGCCTGATACCATTCGGTCTCGTAATAGAGCTCGACGATGTGTCCATCGGGATCGCGGCAGCGGAAGGTCGGCCCCTGCCCCATGTCGCCGTCGATCCAGCCGATGTCGAAGCCGGACCCCTTCAGCGCCGCGACGCGGCGCTCCAGCGCCTGCTGGCTGCGCGCACGCAACGCCATGTGCTCCATGCCTGACGTCTTCGACGCCGTCAGTTTGAGCGAATAGCGCTCATAATCGTCCCAGCCGCGCAAATAGACCGACTCGCCCTTTTCTCCGCTGACGGTCATGCCCATCACGTCGACGAAGAATTTCAGGCTCTCGTCCGGCTTCGGCGTCAGCAGCTCCATGTGGCCGAGATGAGCGAGATCGAAGATCGGTTCGGGCTGCATGGGTCTCCTCCAAGACGTGGCTTGCGATCCGCTGGACCGGTCCCGCGATCCGGCGCAGGCTGTAATGCGCTCACGAGCCGGTGGGCGGCAGCGAGGCCGCCGGTTTATTTGTACTAATGTACAAATGATTAGGTCTCGTCAACAAATCCAGCATCGGCGCTGCGAATGACGGGCCGTTCGGGACGACGAGCCGTCCCCAGAAAGGGGACCGACTGCCCGAATGGTAAAATCTTGCTTAAACCTCCCGGGGCCCCGGCCGGCAAAAAGCAGCATTCCCACCGTTTCTGCCCACAAGTATGTATGGGAACAAACCTCGCACCCGAATTGTCGCGGATTTAACGAAGCGCCGGCGCCTGCCGCTTAACCGTTTGTCCAGCGACGGCCGTGCATAGTCCGGGCAAC from Bradyrhizobium lupini harbors:
- a CDS encoding molybdopterin cofactor-binding domain-containing protein — translated: MASPHPNGAELQSGSLVVVRTVDECTFETFVRITADGSVTAYNGHVDLGTGIRTALGQIVAEELDVSFARLVVVLGDTATVPNQGATIASETIQITAVPLRKAAAQARHFLIARAAERLELPAADLRIEDGLVRGHDNRSVSYGELIGGETIRLELADDVAVKPVGDYAIVGQSMPRVDLPAKATGELTFVHDIRMPGMLHGRVVRPPYAGVDAGPFVGTSLISVDESSVRDIPGIMAVVRIGDFVGIVAEREENAIRAAEQLAVSWRPTPDLTDLANVETALRASPSTPRTLIDKGDVDAAIAGAAKPMRRTYVWPYQMHASIGPSCAVADFQDGNIRVWSGTQNPHVLRADLSLLIERPESEIEVIRLEAAGCYGRNCADDVTADALLLSRAVGRPVRVQLTREQEHAWEPKGAAQLIDVNGGLDAAGDVAAYDLATRYPSNAAPTLALLLTGRISPRPDVLQMGDRTAIPPYDYGHMRVVAHDMAPIVRASWFRGVSALPNTFAHESYIDEAATEAGVDPIEYRLRYLKDQRAVDLVHAVAERAGWTPRPVREEKDGEIVHGRGFAYALYVHSKFPGYGAAWSAWVTDVAVNKSTGEVSVTRVVAGQDSGLMINPDGVRHQIHGNVIQSTSRALMEEVSFERGAVAAREWGAYPIIPFPDVPKIDVLLLPRPDQPPLGVGESASVPSAAAIANAIFDATGVRFREPPFTPERILNGLHSGGPTTPQALPTPAAPQPSRIWENPFAKRAGIFATVAAVCTAAIGIGAAVLPGRAIAPIARPDPSVYSAATIARGQQLAALGNCAECHTMIGGALNAGGRALETPFGTIYATNITPDVETGIGAWSYPAFERAMRDGLHRDGRQLYPAFPYTHFSKTGDADMQALYAYLMAQPAVRATQPANTLAFPFNLRPLLAGWNTLFHQTREFKPDPAKSEVWNRGAYLVEGLGHCSACHSPRNALGAEQRGAYLAGGFAEGWEAPPLTSLSHAPIPWSEDELFAYLRTGHSRYHGVAAGPMAPVVRDLTALPDQDIRAMAVYLNSFYDTATDAKAQDAIALKLEASTQVTMASSTGARLYQGACAVCHEVGGLALFGSRPSLALNSNLHSATSDNLVQIILHGIAEPVSSDLGYMPAFKNSMSDAQVEELVTFLRKQFAPDRPAWIGVKETIARVRAAAS
- a CDS encoding 6-hydroxynicotinate reductase, coding for MVTEPTSAAIDKIRCDACPVMCYIKPGAAGACDRYANHEGKLVRVDPHVILERTVSHGGKLVPFSRTEDWDGKIVHEPSTFVTAIGAGTTYPDYKPAPFIVSAEVDGVDMVTVVTEGIFSYCGIKVKIDTDRYLGPETATVRAQGEAVGHVTTSEYGSQMLSLGGVHHLTGGSKKEGRVTCDTLMDLANCKAVELTIDGGASVVVQAGQPPIVNGMKEERMRVGCGSATIGMFAKQWHGKVDEVVVVDDHITGVLSEHQAGKLLDIADTGIKMNGRRSTPGRYFQVADPGTGWGGTNISDPLAILGPFDAKEAKPGLSMLMVSTTGEHSSYYVLDEALKPVETEMPEDLKFSVERIQENCEPALCTVLFMAGAGGSLRAGVTDNPVRLTRSVKDALTRVTSGGAPVYVWPGGGITYMVDVTQMPAGAFGYVPTPALVAPIEFTMKLSDYAALGGHMDYVKPLAEVQGGDDVRQLPWQNPIPGPRA
- a CDS encoding (2Fe-2S)-binding protein codes for the protein MTQTPIRITVNGRIHEITAARDTPLLYVLRNDLALNGPKYGCGLGECGTCTVLIGGAAARSCVIPISGCAGRDIVTLEGLGTRAEPDVVQQAFIDEQAAQCGYCLNGMIMTTKALLAINPQPTEQEALAALRYNLCRCGTHIEILRAVMRASGQLAEAGD
- a CDS encoding catechol 2,3-dioxygenase; this encodes MQPEPIFDLAHLGHMELLTPKPDESLKFFVDVMGMTVSGEKGESVYLRGWDDYERYSLKLTASKTSGMEHMALRARSQQALERRVAALKGSGFDIGWIDGDMGQGPTFRCRDPDGHIVELYYETEWYQAPPELKPALKNQAQRFPARGVNVRRLDHLNCLAVDIKANREFFENYLGCRLTEQIVLNDGREAAMWLTMSNKSYDFAYSLDHSGTPGRFHHVTYALDSREEILRAADIFLENGIHIETGPHKHAIQQTFFLYVYEPGGNRVEVANAGARLILAPDWKPIVWTEEERKKGQAWGLKTIESFHTHGTPPVQHKK